In the Nicotiana tabacum cultivar K326 chromosome 16, ASM71507v2, whole genome shotgun sequence genome, one interval contains:
- the LOC107788372 gene encoding leucine-rich repeat receptor-like tyrosine-protein kinase PXC3: MAILSLLTTVFVVLLLSRFQLGNSQLVFNDQNVVEAIGKELLIPGWGVNTTDFCSWAGISCSSNNSMVERLDLSGFRLQGNVTLISELKALKWLDLSHNNFQGSIPLSFGNLSMLQYLDLSFNKFENSIPSELGKLRNLKALNISNNWLTGLVPNELKGLENLQDFQISTNSLNGSIPFWVGNLTNLKVLAAYENEFSGDIPFNLGVNSELSLLNLHSNQLQGTIPESICAKGNLKFLVLTQNKLNGTIPESIGNCKGLSSIRIGNNKLIGGVPKAIGNISSLTYFEADSNSLSGEIVSEFAKCSNLTLLNLASNEFYGTIPPEFGELNNLQELIVSGNNLYGEIPTSVLKCKNLNKLDLSNNKFNGTIPADICNTSRLQYLLLGENLIRGEIPHEIGNCVKLLELQMGNNELIGSIPSEIGHMKNLQISLNLSHNHLHGQLPQDLGKLDKLVSLDVSDNQLSGNIPAALKGMQSLIEVNFSSNRFTGPIPTFAPFQKSPNSSFLGNKGLCGDPLSGGCGDLNGYNHRIYGHKVSYRIVLAVIGSGLAVFVSVTVVVLLFMMRENQEKAAAKEAGITIEETSSKPVILAGNVFVDNLKQAIDFDAVVKAVMKDSNKISVGTFSTVYRADMPSGMILSVKKLKSMDRTIIHHQSKMIRELEKLSKLVHDNLARPIGFGIYEDAVLLLHQYYANGTLAQYLHNSSQEPEYKPDWPTRLAIAVGVAEGLAFLHHVAIIHLDISSGNVLLDSNFRPLVSEVEISRLLDPSRGTASISAVAGSFGYIPPEYAYTMQVTAPGNVYSYGVVLLEILTTRLPVDDDFGEGIDLVKWVHGAPTRGETPEQILDARLSTISFSWRKEMLAALKVALLCTDVTPAKRPKMKKVVEMLQEITES; the protein is encoded by the exons atggCAATTTTGAGCTTGTTAACAACTGTGTTTGTAGTGTTGTTATTATCAAGATTTCAACTTGGAAATTCCCAATTAGTTTTTAATGATCAGAATGTAGTGGAAGCAATTGGGAAAGAGCTATTAATACCAGGGTGGGGTGTGAACACAACTGATTTTTGCTCTTGGGCTGGCATTAGTTGCAGCTCAAACAATTCAATGGTAGAAAGACTTGATCTTTCTGGTTTTAGATTACAAGGTAATGTGACTCTAATATCTGAGCTCAAAGCACTGAAATGGCTAGACCTTTCTCATAATAATTTCCAAGGTTCAATTCCATTATCATTTGGGAATTTGTCTATGCTTCAGTATCTTGATTTgtcttttaataagtttgaaaactcaATTCCTAGTGAATTAGGTAAGCTTAGAAACCTTAAGGCATTGAACATTTCAAACAATTGGCTCACTGGACTTGTACCTAATGAGCTTAAGGGGTTGGAAAATTTGCAAGATTTTCAAATATCTACCAATAGTTTAAATGGTTCTATTCCATTTTGGGTTGGTAATTTGACCAATCTTAAGGTTCTTGCAGCTTATGAGAATGAGTTTAGTGGTGATATTCCATTTAACTTAGGCGTAAACTCGGAGCTTTCTTTGTTGAACTTGCATTCAAATCAGCTTCAAGGTACTATTCCTGAGAGCATTTGTGCTAAAGGGAATCTTAAATTTCTGGTTTTGACTCAGAATAAGTTGAATGGAACTATTCCTGAGTCTATTGGGAATTGTAAAGGACTTTCAAGTATTAGGATTGGGAATAACAAGTTGATCGGTGGCGTCCCTAAAGCAATTGGGAATATCAGTAGTCTTACTTATTTTGAAGCAGATAGTAACAGTTTGTCTGGTGAAATTGTCTCAGAGTTTGCCAAATGCTCTAATCTTACACTGCTTAATTTAGCGTCGAATGAGTTTTATGGAACTATTCCTCCTGAGTTTggtgagctcaacaatcttcaagAATTGATTGTTTCTGGTAATAACCTCTATGGTGAGATTCCAACTTCAGTTCTTAAGTGCAAGAATCTCAATAAGCTTGACTTGAGCAACAACAAGTTCAATGGCACGATACCAGCGGATATATGCAATACCTCAAGATTGCAATATTTGCTGTTGGGGGAGAACTTAATTAGAGGGGAGATACCTCATGAGATAGGGAACTGTGTAAAATTGCTTGAGTTGCAAATGGGGAATAATGAACTTATTGGAAGTATCCCTTCTGAGATTGGTCATATGAAGAACTTGCAGATTTCACTGAATTTGAGTCATAATCATCTCCATGGTCAATTGCCTCAGGATTTAGGAAAACTTGACAAGTTGGTTTCTTTGGATGTTTCTGATAATCAGCTATCCGGGAATATTCCAGCGGCGTTGAAGGGCATGCAGAGTTTGATAGAGGTTAATTTTTCAAGCAATCGATTCACTGGACCAATACCTACTTTTGCACCATTTCAGAAAAGTCCTAATTCAAGCTTTCTTGGAAACAAAGGGCTCTGTGGTGATCCCTTGAGTGGTGGTTGTGGAGATCTAAATGGTTATAACCACCGCATTTACGGTCACAAGGTTTCTTACCGAATTGTTTTGGCTGTTATTGGTTCTGGTTTGGCAGTTTTTGTATCTGTTACAGTGGTTGTTTTGCTGTTCATGATGAGGGAAAATCAAGAGAAAGCAGCTGCCAAGGAAGCTGGAATTACCATTGAGGAAACTTCTAGCAAACCAGTTATACTAGCGGGAAATGTCTTCGTTGACAATCTAAAGCAAGCAATTGATTTTGATGCAGTTGTAAAAGCAGTCATGAAAGACTCAAATAAGATTAGTGTTGGTACTTTCAGCACCGTCTATAGAGCAGACATGCCTTCCGGGATGATTTTGTCGGTTAAGAAACTAAAGTCTATGGACAGAACTATAATTCATCACCAGAGTAAGATGATCAGAGAGCTTGAAAAGCTTAGTAAGCTCGTTCATGATAACCTAGCCAGGCCTATCGGGTTTGGAATCTATGAAGACGCTGTTCTTCTGTTGCATCAATATTATGCAAACGGGACGTTGGCTCAATATCTTCATAACTCTAGCCAGGAACCTGAATATAAACCGGACTGGCCAACAAGACTTGCCATCGCCGTTGGAGTTGCAGAAGGATTGGCATTCCTCCATCATGTGGCCATCATCCATCTTGACATTTCTTCGGGGAACGTGCTTCTTGATTCTAATTTCAGGCCTttggttagtgaagttgaaatatCTAGGCTTCTGGATCCATCTAGAGGGACTGCAAGTATCAGTGCTGTTGCCGGCTCATTTGGATATATTCCCCCAG AGTATGCATATACAATGCAAGTAACAGCTCCTGGAAACGTTTATAGTTATGGGGTTGTTTTGCTCGAGATCCTTACCACTCGATTACCTGTTGATGACGATTTTGGTGAAGGAATAGATTTGGTTAAATGGGTACATGGTGCACCTACGAGGGGGGAAACACCGGAACAGATACTCGATGCAAGGCTTAGCACCATTTCTTTTTCTTGGAGAAAGGAAATGTTAGCAGCGTTAAAGGTTGCGTTGCTGTGCACTGACGTGACACCAGCAAAACGACCAAAGATGAAGAAGGTGGTAGAAATGCTGCAAGAAATCACAGAAAGCTAA